Genomic window (Paenibacillus sp. 37):
CAACGCAATGAGCTTCCGCTGACGGATAACCAAAAGATTGAGATAAAGAGTTACTTGAACAAGCTTGATTTCCCCGAAGAAAATATCTTAATCGCACAACCTGGTTATTATGATACCTGGAATACAGGCATGATGTATAATCGCTTGGTCATCAATACGGATGTCTTACCAGCAGCAGCCCCGGGAGTAGGGACTTTGAGTGCGAATACACGCATTTCAATGAATGCTACACTAGCTCACGAGATTGTTGGGCACTATGAGGCTTCTATCGCAGGCAGATCGTTCCCACTTTATGATCTTCCTCCTGAAGTCATCAAGAGAAACTATGCTCTTGATGAGGCTCAGGCAAGTATCCGGGCAGCAAGGTTTGCTCCTGAACTCAATTCTACTGAACGGTATGCTTTATTAAGAGACGCGATGGTTAGACTTCGTAATGCCGATCTCAGAGTGCGAGATGTCAAAGGCGAGCTATTCATAGATCAGAGATAAGGAGGCCTTACAATGGAAACTAAAATGCTGTTTGGCGTTGGGTTAGTCTTCGATACACCGGAATTCGGAACCATCGTCATGGGAGCCAATGAAGAGTTGGATGAACTAACTCCGTCAACAATCAAAGAGATGATCGGTGACCAGATTATTATCAAAAAAACGGATGGGGAGGAGCAAGTGTTTGGAGTTGTTTCTACTCAAATTAATCATTCTATTGCGGGTAAAAAGAATATCGGTATATGTTTGGGTAAAAGTATATCCCCAGACGAAATACCTGCGGGTTCAATCGTCTACTGTTATCCATGAGGACAAATTGACAGTAGGTATACTTTGTTGAATCTACATGGAGTGGCAGTTTTTATTGCACTGACTGTGCCCATCTTTCTTTTAAAGATCATATATGTTCCGAAAGCATCGGAAGGTCATCTGATTCCCTTTTTGGGATGAGGATAGCCTTCCTTTTTATTTCTCAGAATTGCGGAGAAAGACATAGACTCAAACAAAGGAGAGTTTCCTATGAACGATGATACTACAACGGAAAAGAAGATTACCATAACTAAAGGTTCCACTGATTCATTGCATATTCGTTGTCCCTATAACCCTGCATATATTCAGTGCATTCGCCAGATTACGGGCAGAAAGTGGGAACCCAAACAGAAAATGTGGATCATACCCTGCACTATTGCGGCCATCCAGGAGTTTACGAGCCAGTTTGATCCAGATGAAGTTCAGATTACCCCGGAGTAAAGAACCGTTACAGAAGGCACTAAAGTTACGAGGATATAGTCGCAAAACGATCAAAGCGTATTGTAATCAGGTCGAGCGTTTTCTAAGCAGCCTTAGCCTTAAAAATAAGGATGTCACTACTTCCAATGTTCAGATGTATTGTTTAGGTTTGCTGGAGCGAGGAATTTCCCATTCAAGCGTGAATCAGACCATTAGCGCGCTCCGCTTCTATTGCAAACATGGAGAACGCTTCTTTCAAGCCTCGCCTGGGATAGGGTGCAGAAATACATAGATGAATACAGACCCAATCGTTGGCTATTTCCGGGCCAATCTTCTGAACGACATCTTACCGAGCGGAGCGTACAGAAGGTTTTTGAAGAAGCTAGACAACGCGCAGGAATTATGAAAAAGGTAAGTATCCATGCGTTGAGACACTCCTTCGCCACTCATTTGTTAGAGAACGGGACAGACCTGCGCTACATTCAGGAGTTACTTGGTCATACGAGTGCACGTACAACTCAGCGATATACGCATGTGAGTACGAAAAATATCCAGCGTATTCAAAGCCGGCTGGATCGGATGGATTTGGGAGATTGAATGCTTCGATAAATCCCCCTTTTTTACCAAATTCTTCTTCGCAAATACTACACCATAGGTTATCATATACGTAGTTCACATATCATGCAGGATGTGTGGTATTTACGAAGTACATAAATTAGATGTTATGAGAAATTATTGCAAGAAAAAATATCAAAGATAAATAAAAGTGATTGAAGGAGAATCCTAAATGAAGATTGCAATTATAACTGATATACATGGTAATTATCCGGCATTGAGTGCCGTATTCTCTGATATTGTTTTCCGCGGGGACATCGAACATACATATTGTCTGGGTGATATGATTGGTATCGGCCCTAACTCTAACGAAGTGCTTGAAGAGATAATGAATCGTAAGGATGTATCGGCGGTTTCAGGTAATCATGAAGAAGCGGTTTTAAAACTACTGCAAGGGAAAGATACCTTGCCAGGTCATGAAATGATTGCTGAACATCATAAGTGGGTCGGTAAGCAGCTAAAAAAAGAAAATATCAAGTTTATAGAAAATCTCCCTCAGACATTAGAAGTTGAAATAGAAGGGAAAAAAATATTAATAACGCATTACCATATGAAGAAAGAAGAAAGAGAAATAATAGATGAAACCCCTTCGGGATTAAAATTAGACGCAAGGTATGAAGGCTCACCGTATAGTCTCGTTTGTTTTGGTCATCATCATCCAATCCATTACTTCAAGACAGATCAAAGAGTTTATTTGAATCCTGGAGCTTTAGGTTGTAATGATCATGCGATTGCAAGATACGCGGTAGTAGAACTGAAAAAAAGAACAGTGAATATTCAGCTTATAGGAATCACATATGATAATAAAGCATTTTTGGAGTCTTTTGAGCAGTTAAAAGTTCCAGACAGAGAGTTTATGATAAAAGCATTTCATGGGAACCAACTTGAGAGAGATTTCAAAGATGGAAATAACATCTCATAACATAATATTCAAGCTACGTCTCCTTCGGAGCCTTGGTCTGCGGGAAGGAGCTATTACGTGAAGATAAACCAAGAAATAATAAAAATGCTATCTAAC
Coding sequences:
- a CDS encoding tyrosine-type recombinase/integrase; the encoded protein is MQKYIDEYRPNRWLFPGQSSERHLTERSVQKVFEEARQRAGIMKKVSIHALRHSFATHLLENGTDLRYIQELLGHTSARTTQRYTHVSTKNIQRIQSRLDRMDLGD
- a CDS encoding metallophosphoesterase family protein; the protein is MKIAIITDIHGNYPALSAVFSDIVFRGDIEHTYCLGDMIGIGPNSNEVLEEIMNRKDVSAVSGNHEEAVLKLLQGKDTLPGHEMIAEHHKWVGKQLKKENIKFIENLPQTLEVEIEGKKILITHYHMKKEEREIIDETPSGLKLDARYEGSPYSLVCFGHHHPIHYFKTDQRVYLNPGALGCNDHAIARYAVVELKKRTVNIQLIGITYDNKAFLESFEQLKVPDREFMIKAFHGNQLERDFKDGNNIS
- a CDS encoding phage integrase N-terminal SAM-like domain-containing protein is translated as MKFRLPRSKEPLQKALKLRGYSRKTIKAYCNQVERFLSSLSLKNKDVTTSNVQMYCLGLLERGISHSSVNQTISALRFYCKHGERFFQASPGIGCRNT